A stretch of Lactuca sativa cultivar Salinas chromosome 6, Lsat_Salinas_v11, whole genome shotgun sequence DNA encodes these proteins:
- the LOC111901925 gene encoding 7-deoxyloganetin glucosyltransferase, protein MGSIQKKPHVLCIPAPAQGHINPMLKLAKILHSKGLHITFVNTEFNHQRLLRSQGSAALHGLPSFCFEAIPDGLPPPENPDATQDVPSLCKSVDETCLGPFKSLLTKLNASSSPVTCIVADVLMGFTHDAATEFDIPEIVLWTSGVGSLMCLHEYPNLLERGLMPKESGVLEDGYLDTKIDCVPTMPGIRLKDMISFFRNSNPGDEYMIQFLCLQVERAKRASAVIFNTFHELESDLLEMLGSIFPPCYEIGPLNLLEKKLVDESVSSLKSNLWKEEHECLKWLDSKPPSSVIYVNFGSITVMTHQHLVEFCWGLAKSNYSFLWIIRPDLVVDNSAMLPPEFLEETNSRGMLASWCPQELVLNHPSIGGFLTHSGWNSTIESISSGVPMISWPFFGDQQPNCWSCCNKWEVAMEIDNDVKREEVANLVIELMNGERGTELRKKAIDLKNRAEKACASPFGSSIVNLDKVIHLLQTSTE, encoded by the exons ATGGGTTCGATACAAAAGAAGCCACATGTCTTGTGCATACCAGCGCCAGCACAAGGCCATATCAATCCAATGCTAAAACTTGCTAAAATCCTTCATTCCAAAGGGCTTCATATTACCTTCGTTAACACTGAGTTCAACCATCAACGCCTTCTTAGATCTCAGGGCTCCGCCGCCCTACATGGTCTCCCTTCCTTCTGTTTTGAAGCTATTCCAGATGGCCTTCCGCCACCAGAAAACCCTGATGCCACCCAAGATGTTCCATCCTTATGCAAGTCCGTCGATGAAACGTGTTTGGGTCCCTTTAAAAGTCTCCTCACAAAACTGAATGCTTCATCTTCTCCGGTGACTTGCATAGTGGCTGACGTCCTTATGGGCTTCACCCATGATGCTGCTACGGAATTTGATATCCCTGAGATAGTCTTATGGACCAGTGGAGTTGGTTCTCTTATGTGTCTTCATGAGTATCCCAATCTTTTAGAGAGAGGTTTGATGCCAAAAG AATCGGGTGTTTTAGAAGATGGGTATTTAGATACCAAGATAGATTGTGTTCCAACCATGCCTGGTATACGTCTAAAAGACATGATTTCGTTCTTTAGAAATTCCAACCCTGGTGACGAATACATGATTCAGTTTTTGTGTTTACAAGTTGAGAGAGCAAAAAGAGCTTCTGCTGTTATATTCAACACCTTTCATGAACTAGAAAGTGACCTTTTGGAGATGCTTGGTTCAATATTTCCACCATGCTATGAAATTGGTCCTTTGAATTTACTAGAGAAGAAGCTTGTTGATGAATCTGTATCATCCCTCAAATCAAATCTTTGGAAGGAAGAGCACGAATGTTTGAAATGGCTAGATTCTAAACCACCATCGTCAGTTATTTATGTGAATTTCGGTAGCATCACAGTGATGACACATCAACACCTAGTCGAGTTTTGTTGGGGACTTGCAAAGAGCAATTATTCGTTCTTATGGATAATACGTCCAGACCTTGTGGTTGACAACTCTGCCATGCTTCCACCAGAGTTTTTGGAAGAGACAAACAGTAGAGGGATGTTGGCTAGTTGGTGCCCACAAGAACTAGTTCTGAATCACCCATCGATTGGAGGATTTTTAACACACAGTGGATGGAATTCGACAATTGAAAGTATTTCCAGTGGAGTCCCAATGATTTCTTGGCCATTTTTTGGTGACCAACAACCAAATTGCTGGTCGTGTTGCAACAAGTGGGAGGTTGCCATGGAGATTGACAATGATGTAAAGAGAGAAGAAGTTGCCAATCTTGTCATTGAGTTGATGAATGGTGAAAGGGGGACCGAGTTGAGGAAGAAGGCAATCGACTTGAAGAATAGAGCTGAAAAAGCATGTGCCTCTCCTTTTGGTTCATCCATTGTTAATTTGGATAAAGTAATTCATCTGCTACAAACATCGACAGAATAG